The genomic interval AAACGATTAATACTTTAGCAAAAACCGCATTAAGTCATGCAAAAGCAGGAGCAGATATAGTGGCACCATCAGCAATGATGGACGGTCAAGTTAAAAGAATTAGAGATCTACTAGACGAAAACGGCTATACAAATACTCTGATTATGGGATATTCTGTCAAGCAGGCCTCTTCATTTTTCTCGCCATTTAGAGATGCAGCACATTCTAAACCAGGTTTTGGAAACAGGCAAACATACCAAATGAGTTACTCGAATCCAAGAGAGGCAGGCAGAGAAATTGAATCTGATATAGAGGAAGGCGCTGATGTCTTGATGATAAAACCCGCCCTTTCTAATTTGGACTTGATTTATGAAGCAAAAGTAAATACGCTTCACCCAGTAGCGGCCTACAGTGTCTCAGGCGAATATTCTATGATAAAGGCCGCTGCAATTAATGGGTGGATCGATGAGAATTTGGCTATTACAGAATCAATAACAGCGATAAAACGAGCAGGTGCCAATATAATTATATCTTATTACGCTAAAAAAATGGCAGAAATCTTAAAAAAGACTAATTAGCAAATAAGTGGACACATAACTCTTTTATTAAATTAGGCTACTCGATAAAAAATTAAGGTATGGGATAGTAGACATGTATATCGGTGTCTATGCCATCTGCAACATATACTGAACCTTGTGAGTTGATAGCAATCCCAACGGGATCATGTATTTGTTCGGAAGTATCTCCACTATTGCCGAATTGTGTCAGATAGTTGCCATTATTATCGAAAACTTGGATTCTCTGATTATCTTTGTCTGATACATATACATTGTTGGAAGAGTCGATTGCGATATCGATTGGAGCTTTGAACTGTCCATTTCCAGATCCAAAAGTACCAAATTTCATCAAGAAATTACCTTCTGGATCAAATTTTTGGACTCTATTGTTACTAGAATCAGTAACAAATATATTGCCATTGGAATCTATAGATACATCAGCAGGATTATTAAATTGACCGTCCCGGGTTCCAGGTGAACCAATACTCATCAAGAAATTACCTTCTGGATCAAATTTTTGTACATTGCTATTTTCACCAAAATCTGTAACATACAAATTGTTTTCTTTGTCTACGCCTATGCCACCGGGGCTAATAAATAATCCAGGTCCCAATCCAAATGATCCTACACTCCGAACAAACGTTCCGTTAGATGTGAATTCTTTGACTGCGTAAGTCGGATTACCGAAATCAGCAATATATAAAGTATCATTAGAGTCAACTGCTATACCAGATGGATTTGTAAAGTATTGAGGTCCATTTCCAAAAGTACCAAAGCCCATTATAAATGTCCCATTTGGAGTAAACTTTTGAATCATTTTTGTTGTGTAGCCCGCAAAATCTGAAACATAAACATTATCTTCAGAATCAATACCTACTCCGGATAACTGGTTAAACTGGCCTTCAGCGACACCCTTTTCTCCCCACTTTGCCGTTTGAATAAACTCCAGCGCTAATACAGAAGATTGATACACAGGCATTACCATCAAACTAAATGCCAGAATACATAATAAAACAAATCGAGATAAACTCATCTCGTAATATCAAACCATCATTATTTAAATAGTTTTTCAATAAGCTATATTGAAAAAAAATAGGATATCAGTGCGAAAGTGCACTATTTTGAGTCCCATTAGTCATTGAAGCAGATTCTTGAATAGACTTGTCAAATTCAGGACTAGCAACAATTCCGAAGATATTTGAGGAATCACCAAAATGATTATTTACACTTTGAGGGTCTATCCATATTGTAATTAAGTCATTATTTGACAATTTGACAGAAGTTGGAATATCTAATGCTGGACCATCCGCGAGACTGATTGTTGAAGTTCCATTAAATACCGTAGAATTAGAACCAGATTCTGATGAGATGTCTAGTATTGTAAAATCAGTTAGGGTATGTGTATGCCTTGCAGTACCATCAGGTCGTATCATTTCTATTGCAGCATTAAAGGTAGTGCCGTTTGTATTATTATTTGAGATATCTGTAGAATTAGGAAGACTCGCTCGCCATATTCCTGCTAATACCCATTCCGTCAATTCATTTTCATCTTCAGTTATTCCAGCAACTGGTCCAAACACGTAAGTCTTGTCAAGAAAATCAAAAGGTACAGCCATAGCAACATTAGAAATTGGGGCCACAAAAGCAAAACCACCTGTCAATACAAGAGCAATGATCACTGCTACATAATTTCGCATTAAACATTATGCACCACTGCCATTATTATCTTTTATGAAAACACAGATATCTTGTGATTATGATTATCGTAAACAAGATTGGTAACTATGAAAAGTAATGTTTTGAGAAGTTGTGATTCTTTATCCACATCAGATGAGTAACTTTTAATCAAACTGCATTCAAGTTATACAGCTTTATTATCTATTCAGAGCATAAATTTTGAAGGTTTGAACATTCACTACATCATTTTTTATTTTTTTTTGATCATAAAACTATAAACTAGAATTTGACAGATGGTTCCTGAGCTTTTTTTTACCAAATTTCCTTGCCTTCTCCAAGATTTTATAGTAAGTCACGGTTTGATTAAAAACCAGAGATATTATAAATAATGTTGCGATAATTACAGCAAGAAAAAAAGTCAACTGCTGTAAAAAGCTCATATACAATGTAATAAAGCATATACTTTATATATATAATTATTATTTTGAAAATCAAATTATCATATCCAAGTTGCATTTTTTTCGCAAATAAAGATAATTTAGAATTATGTATTAAGAAAAATTTCAGAAATTCTGATAGTCAAGGAACCTCTAAGTAAATGCTAATCCAAGTTTTTTAGACATTCTCACATATATCAAGAAATTCCTTGTTAATAGATGGAGTTAAAATACTTCCAATTTGAAGGTTTTTAGCTAAATTCCTATTTGTGTTTTATAGTTGCGAGATGATGCTCTATCTAAACATCTTTTTGGAAATAATTTTGTCACCTTATCCTTAATTGCCACGAAAGGGGCAGATAACGTATATCTAGAACGACTTACTACTTATCATTATTACCCTTCATGACTGATATGAATTTTAATAAATCGCGTGTTCTTTTTGAAAGGGCCACCAAAGTAATTCCTGGCGGGGTTAACAGTCCAGTAAGATACTTTAAGCCCTACCCATTCTTTGTAGAATCTGCAAATGGTAGTAAATTATTTACCAATGACGGAAATGTATTGATTGATTATTGCTTAGGATATGGATCCGTATTCCTAGGGCACGGTAATCAAGAGATTGGAGCAGAGATAAAATATCAGATTGATAAGGGAAATTTGTTTTGCACACCCACAGAAAAGGAACTTGAATTGGCAGAAACTTGTACAAAAATAATTCCGTGTGCAGAGATGGTTAGAATTATGAACACAGGTGCAGAAGCAGCAATGCACTCGATTAGGTTAGCCAGATCATTTACAAATAAAACTAAATTGGTTAAATTTGAAGGTGGTTATCATGGAGCCTTTGACTACGTGCTAAACAAGGCAGGCTCAGGAGCGGCCACAAGGGATTATTCAGACGGAATATTAACTGAAAGTGCATCAAAAACCATTACCATTCCATTCAATGACGTTGAATCAGTCAAGGAAGTCATAAATAAAGAAGAGAACCGCGATGAAATCGCATGTATTATTGTTGAACCGGTTTTGGCAAATTCTGGTCTTATCCTTCCAGAGAAAGAGTATCTTAATAATTTGCGTAGCATAACCAAAGAAAATAACATATTATTAGTCTTTGATGAAGTAATCACAGGTTTCAGATTGGCTTTAGGTGGAGCAAGCGAATTCTTTGGGATTAAACCAGATATTGCTACTTTTGCCAAAACTTTGGGAAACGGATATCCGATTTCGCTGGTTGCGGGTAGTAAGGAGATAATGTCTGGATTTGCACCAAGTGGATCAGTTTATCAAGCAAGTACTTTTGCTGGAAATCCAATTTCAGTAACAGCGGCATTAAAAACTTTGGAAATACTTGTCAACGAGAAAAATACAATTTATCCAAAAGTTGCCATAACTTGTGACAAAATTGTCGATGCCATCAAGGATAGTATACGGGATAAACGATTAGGTGTTACTCTGAATTCTATTGGCTCAATGTTTCAACTTTTTTTTTCAGACAAACCAATCAAAGACTATAATTCAGTAAAATCAACAAACACCGAATCCTTCAACAAATTATTTAAAATACTTTTGAATAAGAACATCTTCATTCCACCATCTCCTTATGAAACATGTTTTATTTCAACTTCACATGATGAAGAGGATATTGAAAAAACGATTGATGCTTATGAATCTGCTCTATGTATGGTGATCAAGAGTTAAAGAAATAGTAGTTGCTACAAGGGCTAGCAAACTGGCCACAAGACAAACTGAATTAATAATTTCATTATTAAAAAATATTAAACCTGACCTAAAAATAAGAACAGATAAAACTATAACACAAGGTGACAGAGACAACAGACCATTTTTTGCCATGAATAGCATTGGTGTTTTTGAAAAAGAGGTAAATGAAAAATTACTAAAATTTCAAGCAGATTTTGCAGTTCACAGCCTCAAAGACCTTCATGCAGGAATATCGGACAAATTAGTTATTGCAAGTATTCCAAAGAGAGAAAGACCTAATGATGTATTCATAAATAGCATAGATTTTAAGAAGCTCGATCAACTTCCCCCCGGTTCCACTATTGGTACAAGTAGTATTAGAAGAGCCTTGCAAATCAAAACAAGGTATCCTCACCTAAAGATCAAATCAATAAGAGGAAATGTAGAGACCAGATTGAACAGATCAAAGGAAAAAAAGTATTCTGGAATAATTTTGGCTGAAGCGGGAATAGATAGATTGGGATTGGTTAATCATATTACACAAAGATTGAACATTCGTAGTTTTACTCCTGCACCAGGTCAAGGTGCACTGGCAATAGTCTGTAGGAAGGAAGATACAGAGCTTTTGACATTGCTAAAAAAAATTGAGCATGTTAAATCGCTTATAGAAGTCCAGGCAGAAAGATCCCTAACTGATGCCATAGGAGCAGGATGTACTGTTCCATTGGGAGCTTTGGCTTTAACTCAAATTAAACAAAAGCGGGTTTCATTATATGCAGTTGTCTATTCTCTAGACGGTAGAAAATCTATCAAAGTAGGAATGCAACATGGAATTGATTATCCACAAGAGCTAGGCAAAATGGTTGCAGACGAATTAGTTTCAAGGGGTGCAAAAGAGATAACAAAGGAATGGAATAATAATAATAATAATAATATGAATATCGATGTTTTAAATGAGTTAATAGAATGAAGAATAAAGACGATTTGGGAATAGTTTACATTTGTGGTGCAGGTCCAGGTGATCCAAAACTGTTAACTTTAAGAGCATTAGAACTTATCAATCAAGCAGAAGTAATTCTATATGATAGACTAATCGGAGAAGAAATAATTAATTTATTTCCCGAGTCGGCAGAAAAAATATACGTTGGAAGGAACGTAGGAGATCCCACTACTCATCAAAATAAGACAAATGAATTGATGCTAAAAAATGCAAGCATGGGTAAAACGGTTTTGAGGTTAAAAGGTGGCGATCCTTTCATTTTTGGAAGAGGCGGCGAGGAAGCAGAGATCTTGATAGAAAACAATATACCATTTGAAATCATCCCAGGTATTACTTCAGGAATAGGTGCGGCTGTTTATTCAGGTATCCCACTTACACACAGAAGGTATGGTTCTGCAGTAGCATTTGTTACTGGTCATGAAGATCCTGATAAAAAAACACCAGAAGTAAATTGGGAGAAATTATTTGATTCTGTGGATACTGTAGTAGTATATATGGGAACAGAGAAATTAGAAATAATTATTGAAAAGATTAAAAATGGAAAAAAAGACATGGAGAAGCCTGTAGCAATAGTTCAGAACGGAACTCTCAAGAATCAAAAGGTGATCACTGGAAACCTCAATAATATCGTTAATTTATCCAAGCAAGCAAAGATCAGCCCACCGGCGATAGTGATTATTGGTGATATCGTCAAACTAAATGATAAAATAAACTGGTTTAATCAAGCATCAAGGACAGAAAATGCAAGAGAACGAAAAACCGAAAGAAAAAATTGATAACCAAAGTATGATTTCAACAAAACTAACTACATTTATGAAAGGATCTCAAATTTGGATATTAAGAATGTCATAATAAGTAGAGAAAATATTTCCGCAGATGACATGCCTGCGGATGGGGAAAAATTTCAAGACAAAACAAATTTTATTACTCTGCCAATGTTGGAATTTCGAAAAATACGTTCCATGGAAGTAAAAGAAGCGCTAGAAAAAATTACAAATTCACGCTATGATTACTGTATTTTCCTAAGCTCAAACTCTGTGGATATCTTTTTTGAAATGATAAAAGAGGAGAAAGAGCACGTGGAAATTTTGCGAAAATTATCCGCAATGAAAATCATCGTAATAGGTCCCAAAACCAAATACACGTTGAAAAAACTGGGTTTTGAATCGCAAGTGGCAGACTATCATAACAACAATTATTCAATTATAGGTATCAATAATTTTCTGCATGGATTAGATGCAGAAATAAGAAAGCGACATCAAACTAGACCTCTAAGAATTTTGATACCAAGGAGTGCACAATCTATTAAATCAAATAATTACATCAATTCTACTTTTGAAAATATTGAGTTGGATCAGGTTTTTTTTTATGACAGTATCGCAATTAGAAATGCATTCATTTCCTCAAGTTGGAAGAAAATGATTGAAGTATCATCTTATGCAGGAAAAACGTTCCTAATCTTTACTAGTCCGTCTGCAGTGAGATCGTTTTTCAAGATAATGTATCAACTTTCACCTCAACTTTATGAAAATAAGACTGAAAGGGACATAATCTATGATTTGAGGATTTACAAGGTAATTTCAATCGGTCCTGCAACTTCAAGAGAATTAATGGACAAAAATATTGATTATTTGGAATCTTCAATACATACAGTTAAGGGAACGTTAGACTTGGTTTTCAATTCATCCCCTCGTTAACAAGATAATATAAGATACGAGTATAAATCCAATTTATATTGTTCTGTTGCCAAAGTTATTGAAAAACAAAGTCTAATACACAATATTCGGGAAGAATAAAAGAGAGCTAGATATCTAAAGAATACATAACAATATAGACATGTTTTATCTATCTATCTATCTATACTTGTAATGTTTTTCAAAGATATCTGCAGTTTC from Candidatus Nitrosocosmicus hydrocola carries:
- a CDS encoding aspartate aminotransferase family protein, whose amino-acid sequence is MNFNKSRVLFERATKVIPGGVNSPVRYFKPYPFFVESANGSKLFTNDGNVLIDYCLGYGSVFLGHGNQEIGAEIKYQIDKGNLFCTPTEKELELAETCTKIIPCAEMVRIMNTGAEAAMHSIRLARSFTNKTKLVKFEGGYHGAFDYVLNKAGSGAATRDYSDGILTESASKTITIPFNDVESVKEVINKEENRDEIACIIVEPVLANSGLILPEKEYLNNLRSITKENNILLVFDEVITGFRLALGGASEFFGIKPDIATFAKTLGNGYPISLVAGSKEIMSGFAPSGSVYQASTFAGNPISVTAALKTLEILVNEKNTIYPKVAITCDKIVDAIKDSIRDKRLGVTLNSIGSMFQLFFSDKPIKDYNSVKSTNTESFNKLFKILLNKNIFIPPSPYETCFISTSHDEEDIEKTIDAYESALCMVIKS
- the cobA gene encoding uroporphyrinogen-III C-methyltransferase, producing the protein MKNKDDLGIVYICGAGPGDPKLLTLRALELINQAEVILYDRLIGEEIINLFPESAEKIYVGRNVGDPTTHQNKTNELMLKNASMGKTVLRLKGGDPFIFGRGGEEAEILIENNIPFEIIPGITSGIGAAVYSGIPLTHRRYGSAVAFVTGHEDPDKKTPEVNWEKLFDSVDTVVVYMGTEKLEIIIEKIKNGKKDMEKPVAIVQNGTLKNQKVITGNLNNIVNLSKQAKISPPAIVIIGDIVKLNDKINWFNQASRTENARERKTERKN
- a CDS encoding uroporphyrinogen-III synthase, which gives rise to MDIKNVIISRENISADDMPADGEKFQDKTNFITLPMLEFRKIRSMEVKEALEKITNSRYDYCIFLSSNSVDIFFEMIKEEKEHVEILRKLSAMKIIVIGPKTKYTLKKLGFESQVADYHNNNYSIIGINNFLHGLDAEIRKRHQTRPLRILIPRSAQSIKSNNYINSTFENIELDQVFFYDSIAIRNAFISSSWKKMIEVSSYAGKTFLIFTSPSAVRSFFKIMYQLSPQLYENKTERDIIYDLRIYKVISIGPATSRELMDKNIDYLESSIHTVKGTLDLVFNSSPR
- the hemB gene encoding porphobilinogen synthase — protein: MRLRRLRKNSAIRDLFQEIRLSPKDLVLPLFVQEGLKKNQPIDSMPGVFRFSPNGVMHEIEECTSTGINAIILFGLPAKKDVLGKSSFNDRGIVQRSIKSIRDCFGDKIVIMTDVCLCQYTTHGHCGIIVEDELNNDKTINTLAKTALSHAKAGADIVAPSAMMDGQVKRIRDLLDENGYTNTLIMGYSVKQASSFFSPFRDAAHSKPGFGNRQTYQMSYSNPREAGREIESDIEEGADVLMIKPALSNLDLIYEAKVNTLHPVAAYSVSGEYSMIKAAAINGWIDENLAITESITAIKRAGANIIISYYAKKMAEILKKTN
- a CDS encoding 6-bladed beta-propeller; this translates as MSLSRFVLLCILAFSLMVMPVYQSSVLALEFIQTAKWGEKGVAEGQFNQLSGVGIDSEDNVYVSDFAGYTTKMIQKFTPNGTFIMGFGTFGNGPQYFTNPSGIAVDSNDTLYIADFGNPTYAVKEFTSNGTFVRSVGSFGLGPGLFISPGGIGVDKENNLYVTDFGENSNVQKFDPEGNFLMSIGSPGTRDGQFNNPADVSIDSNGNIFVTDSSNNRVQKFDPEGNFLMKFGTFGSGNGQFKAPIDIAIDSSNNVYVSDKDNQRIQVFDNNGNYLTQFGNSGDTSEQIHDPVGIAINSQGSVYVADGIDTDIHVYYPIP
- the hemC gene encoding hydroxymethylbilane synthase, producing MVVATRASKLATRQTELIISLLKNIKPDLKIRTDKTITQGDRDNRPFFAMNSIGVFEKEVNEKLLKFQADFAVHSLKDLHAGISDKLVIASIPKRERPNDVFINSIDFKKLDQLPPGSTIGTSSIRRALQIKTRYPHLKIKSIRGNVETRLNRSKEKKYSGIILAEAGIDRLGLVNHITQRLNIRSFTPAPGQGALAIVCRKEDTELLTLLKKIEHVKSLIEVQAERSLTDAIGAGCTVPLGALALTQIKQKRVSLYAVVYSLDGRKSIKVGMQHGIDYPQELGKMVADELVSRGAKEITKEWNNNNNNNMNIDVLNELIE